The region GCGTGGTGCAGGTGGGCATGCAGCAGCGCAGCATGACGCACCTGATCGAGGCGAAGAAGATCTTCGAGGCGGGCGAACTGGGCGAGGTGCTCAAAGTGCACCTCACGTGGAATCGAAATGCCGAGCGGAGCCCCAAAGGCAAATATGGCATCGATCCCGCCACGGTGGATTGGAAGGCCTTTCTGGGCAATGCGCCCGACCAGCCCTTCGATGAGTATCGCTTCCGCAACTGGCGCTGGTTCTGGGACTTCGGTGGTGGTATCTTCACCGACCTCATGGTGCACTACATCGACGTGGCCCACTGGTTTCTGGAGGCGGGCGATCCGGCGATGGCCACGAGTATCGGCAGTTTCTTTGCGAAAGAAGGCGAGTGGGAAACGCCCGACACCGTGCAGACGCTGTTGACTTACGACACGCCCAGGGCGCAGATCTACTTTGAGGGCACCTTCTCCAATGCGCGCAATGCGGCCATGATGGAGTATATGGGCACGAAGGCCACGCTCTACGCGGACCGCGGGCGCTACGAGTTCCACCCCGAGCGCAACAACACCGCGCCTTACAAGGAACTTGTACTGGGGGACGGCCCGCGCGGCGCGGATTTCTTCAACGAGCCCCGGGGCGAGTTTCTCCACCTGAGCAACTGGCTCGAGTGCATCCGTACGCGAAACACACCCAACGCGCCGGTGGAGGCGGGCGTCCGTGCGGCGTCAGCGGCCCAGATGGCGAATCGCGCGCTGCGGGAGCAGCGGGTCGTGCTGCGGAGCTGAGTTTGGCGGGGTACTACGGCCTTTGCCGGGGTCTGGGCGCGGAGCGAAGGAAAACGCCCGCGATCACGGCGGTCCGGCTGGGGGCTTGTGCGCAAGGGCATCCATCGGCCATCATGGTGGGTGGACTTCGGAGCGGAGTTCCGGGGACCTGATGCTCAGGCGCGCCTGAGGCGGGGGAAGGGGGCGGTGTATCTCGAAACAAAGGAGTATCCCATGCTGCGTCTTAAACACACCATTTTGATTTTGTCGGGTCTCTGTGTCTTTACCGCACCCGCCCTGGACCTTAGCGGCATCGCCCTCTTTGAAACGGACGAACAGGGCACGGTAAATCCACGGCATCGCTACAACGCGGGGCCGGTGGATGCCGCCTGGGACCTCTTTGTGTATGAAGGCGAGGCGGTTGCCGCGCCGCAGTGGCTGAACAGCGCGGGGGACAACACGATTCGCATTCCCCTTACGCCGGGGACGCACACCTACACCTTTCATGCGGAGTTTGGCGAGACGTGGAAGCACACCGGGCTGAATCTGTTTTTCGACGGCGCGCAGGACAAGGCTGGGCTGTCCGCATTGACGCAGATGACGAAGCTGGGTGTTGCCGCGCCAGCGTTAACGGCGAACGACGCGAAGGTGACCATGGGCCTGCCCATCACAGACCTTGCGGCGGCGTGTACGTTGACCCACGGGGACAATCCGGCGGGGCTGTGGGTGTTTACGGAGCCGGGCAAGCGCCTGAAGGCCACGCTGACCGAATTTCACTTTGCGCCGCCGGCCGTGGCGGGCAATCTGGATTTGGTGGGGGCTCATGCTACGGGCGCGAGCGGCACGCCGGATTTCGTGGGCCAGTTCACGTTGAGGGTGGAGGAATACGAGCCCGCGCCACCGGCGCTGTTGCACTGGCTGGGCACGCAGGCGGACATGACCCTGGGCGGACCGGATCGGCGCGCGGCGTGGAAGGCGGCCCTGGGCAATGGCCAGGTAGGAGCGCCATTCTCCTTCGTATATGGCGGGGTGGCTTCCGATGTGGTGCTGGCGCGGAGCGCGCGCACGGATGAAAGCCGCGTTGTTGACGAACAACGCACGGCGCACACGATCACCTGGAAGGATCCGGAGACGGGTCTGGAGGTCCGCTGGCAGGGTCTGGAGTACCGTGACTTCAAGACGGTGGAATGGACGGTCTACTTGAAGAACACGTCCTCCAGCACAACGCCACTGCTGGAGAAGGTTCAGGGCATCGACACGATTTTTCAGCACGACGCGGGCGATGAGTTTGTGCTCCATCACAATAACGGCGACAATTTGTCCGCGACGGCCTATCAACCCCTGGTGACGCCGCTGGGCGCGGGAGAATCCTTTCACATCGCGCCGGAAGGCGGCCGCGGCACGAACTTCGCCTATCCCTATTTCAACCTGCGCTCGGGTGACGAGGGCGCGATTGTGACCATCGGCTGGCCGGGCCAGTGGGCGGCGGGCTTCAAGCGGGACGGCGGCACCGGAATTCAGGTCCAGGCGGGCCAGGAACTGACCCACCTGCGGCTGGAACCGGGGGAAGAGATCCGGACGCCGCTGGTGGTGGTGCAGTTCTCTCAGGACAACGAGTGGATCGACGCCCAGAACATCTGGCGGCGTTGGATGATCCAGTACAACATTCCCAAGCCCCACGGGGAGCGGATCAAGCTGCCCTTCTTCGCGGCGTGCAGCTCCCACCAGTTCGCGGAGATGACCAAGGCGAACGAGCAGAATCAGAAGGAATTTCTCGACAGCTACCTTGCCAAGGGCCTGAAGATCGACTACTGGTGGATGGATGCGGGCTGGTATGTGGGCGCGGCGGAGAATAACTGGCCCTTTACCGGCACGTGGGAAGTGGATCGCCGCCCCCACCGTTTCCCCAACGGCCTGCGCGCCGTGAGCGATCATGGGCGCAGCAAGGGCGTGAAAACTATTGTGTGGTTTGAGCCCGAGCGCGTGGCGAAGGGCACCTGGCTGGCCACCGAGCATCCGGAATGGATTTTCGGCGGTGAAAAGGGCGGGTTGCTGAATCTGGGCAATCCCGACGCGTGGAACTGGCTCGTGAACCATATCGACCAGATCATCACGGATGAAGGAATCGATCTCTACCGCCAGGACTACAACATCGACCCGCTCAAATTCTGGCGCGAGAACGACACGGCAGAGCGCCAGGGCATGACGGAGAATAAGTACGTCATGGGCTACCTCGCCTACTGGGATGAGCTCCTGCGGCGGCATCCAGGAATGCTGATCGACTCATGCGCTTCGGGCGGACGTCGCAACGATCTGGAGACCATGCGCCGGGCCATTCCCCTGCTGCGCAGCGACTACCTCTTCGAGCCCGCGGGCCAGCAGGGCCATACCTACGGCCTGTCCCTGTGGCTGCCAATCTTCGGCACGGGCTACAACCCCTCCAACACCGTGGGCTGGGGCGAAGGCACGGGCGGCTCGTCCTACCACCCCTACATGCGCCGGAGCAACATGTGCCCAGCCAATATCGGCTGCTTCGACTTCCGCGTGGCGGTGGACGATGCGCTGATCATGAAGCTCTACAACGAATGGCTGGAGGTTGGTCCGAGCTACTACGGCGATTATTATCCCCTGACTCCCTGGAGCGTTTCGCAGGACAACTGGATTGCGTGGCAGTTCAACCGGCCTGATACGGGCACGGGCTTTGTGCAGGCCTTCCGCCGAAACGAAAGCCAGTTCTTCGGCGCGTCCTTCCCGCTGAAGGGACTGGAAGCAGATGCGGAGTACGACGTGCGGAATGTGGACGTGGAGGGTACGATCCGGATGACGGGGAAGGCGCTGATGGAGGAAGGCGTGGCGATTGAGCTGAAGGAGAAGCCGGGCGCGGCGGTGGTGATGTATGTGAAGGTGAAGTAGGGGAG is a window of Candidatus Hydrogenedentota bacterium DNA encoding:
- a CDS encoding Gfo/Idh/MocA family oxidoreductase; this encodes MSQNSTRRDFLRHTAVAAAAGGYLATAKGYAQNETVTLGAIGTGGRCRQLLEVVKQIPGVKLAAVCDVWDAHLEAGKALAEPGAFVTKDYRELLAREDIDAVIIGSPDHWHVPMTIDACRAGKDVYVEKPLTHKPEEGEAVIAAQKETGRVVQVGMQQRSMTHLIEAKKIFEAGELGEVLKVHLTWNRNAERSPKGKYGIDPATVDWKAFLGNAPDQPFDEYRFRNWRWFWDFGGGIFTDLMVHYIDVAHWFLEAGDPAMATSIGSFFAKEGEWETPDTVQTLLTYDTPRAQIYFEGTFSNARNAAMMEYMGTKATLYADRGRYEFHPERNNTAPYKELVLGDGPRGADFFNEPRGEFLHLSNWLECIRTRNTPNAPVEAGVRAASAAQMANRALREQRVVLRS
- a CDS encoding alpha-galactosidase, with protein sequence MLRLKHTILILSGLCVFTAPALDLSGIALFETDEQGTVNPRHRYNAGPVDAAWDLFVYEGEAVAAPQWLNSAGDNTIRIPLTPGTHTYTFHAEFGETWKHTGLNLFFDGAQDKAGLSALTQMTKLGVAAPALTANDAKVTMGLPITDLAAACTLTHGDNPAGLWVFTEPGKRLKATLTEFHFAPPAVAGNLDLVGAHATGASGTPDFVGQFTLRVEEYEPAPPALLHWLGTQADMTLGGPDRRAAWKAALGNGQVGAPFSFVYGGVASDVVLARSARTDESRVVDEQRTAHTITWKDPETGLEVRWQGLEYRDFKTVEWTVYLKNTSSSTTPLLEKVQGIDTIFQHDAGDEFVLHHNNGDNLSATAYQPLVTPLGAGESFHIAPEGGRGTNFAYPYFNLRSGDEGAIVTIGWPGQWAAGFKRDGGTGIQVQAGQELTHLRLEPGEEIRTPLVVVQFSQDNEWIDAQNIWRRWMIQYNIPKPHGERIKLPFFAACSSHQFAEMTKANEQNQKEFLDSYLAKGLKIDYWWMDAGWYVGAAENNWPFTGTWEVDRRPHRFPNGLRAVSDHGRSKGVKTIVWFEPERVAKGTWLATEHPEWIFGGEKGGLLNLGNPDAWNWLVNHIDQIITDEGIDLYRQDYNIDPLKFWRENDTAERQGMTENKYVMGYLAYWDELLRRHPGMLIDSCASGGRRNDLETMRRAIPLLRSDYLFEPAGQQGHTYGLSLWLPIFGTGYNPSNTVGWGEGTGGSSYHPYMRRSNMCPANIGCFDFRVAVDDALIMKLYNEWLEVGPSYYGDYYPLTPWSVSQDNWIAWQFNRPDTGTGFVQAFRRNESQFFGASFPLKGLEADAEYDVRNVDVEGTIRMTGKALMEEGVAIELKEKPGAAVVMYVKVK